In the genome of Marispirochaeta sp., one region contains:
- a CDS encoding ATP-binding protein: MSSSGIYKIRPAGRHILTIGRDLIQDCDAAVVELVKNAYDADSPDVNIEFRARPERSSYSIVITDHGHGMSRDTVINKWMVPSTRDKLDRRQSPSGRIMQGRKGVGRYAASILGTDLLLETVTSEGEKTTLLVEWNTFEKAQYLDDVEILIETTKVSDPTGTRLTMTGDGELLRDWNQKQFDKLRFELKKLISPVSVALSDETNDDEFRINLEINGFPDVQDVTETIEPYPIFDLFDYRITGRIDADGKGTLTYSLKKARNTTEENIQVNVDGPTGCGELVFDIRVYDREKEAIESLIGRGLKDEAGNYVGKLQARQLLNEYNGIGVYRNGFRIRPLGDADFDWLKLNEQRVQNPSLRIGSNQVIGYVQIQSDELSGLVEKSARDGLRENTAFTRLKEITKAVIAKLEERRFNYRQKAGLSRPALKVERELEQLFSFDILKRDVRSRLSKEGFDKETTDDIIEIICRDAEDKNKVIDEIRQTVAIYQGQATLGKIINVILHEGRRSLSYFRNQVPRIRKKVQEFKKEQIVSTAEELRDISEGIGKNAENFVVLFSRLDPLAAGKRTARKLLDLKKTIGNSLSVFDEEMQIHHVVVKVVGPDNFLFSSWQQDIYAIFTNLVDNSIYWMSEKKVPKREITIEVVTNSDSLIHVDYRDTGPGIEPDLIASEVIFEPQFSTKPSGTGLGLAIAGEAAARNSLELRALESDTGAYFRLQPTNEEEING, from the coding sequence GTGAGCTCAAGCGGAATCTATAAGATACGACCAGCTGGTCGTCATATTCTGACCATCGGCCGGGACCTGATTCAGGACTGTGATGCAGCGGTCGTGGAACTGGTAAAGAACGCCTATGACGCCGATTCGCCGGATGTGAATATTGAGTTTCGGGCGCGACCTGAGCGCAGCAGCTATTCCATAGTCATTACTGATCATGGGCATGGTATGTCACGAGATACTGTCATAAATAAATGGATGGTTCCTTCAACGAGGGACAAACTTGACAGGCGGCAAAGCCCTTCCGGCAGGATCATGCAGGGCCGCAAGGGGGTTGGCCGCTATGCAGCATCCATTCTTGGCACCGACCTTCTGCTCGAAACAGTCACCTCCGAAGGTGAGAAAACTACGTTACTCGTCGAGTGGAACACCTTTGAAAAGGCACAATACCTGGATGACGTGGAGATACTTATTGAAACGACTAAGGTGTCAGACCCTACAGGAACCCGTTTGACCATGACCGGTGACGGTGAGCTTCTCAGAGATTGGAACCAGAAGCAATTCGACAAACTCCGCTTCGAACTGAAAAAACTGATTTCTCCAGTGAGTGTAGCCCTAAGCGACGAGACGAATGATGACGAGTTCCGCATCAATCTGGAGATTAACGGCTTTCCTGATGTCCAAGATGTCACTGAAACAATCGAACCCTATCCGATCTTCGATCTGTTTGACTACCGAATCACCGGCAGAATCGATGCCGACGGAAAAGGTACCCTGACATACTCACTGAAGAAAGCTCGTAACACCACGGAGGAGAATATCCAGGTCAATGTCGATGGACCGACCGGTTGCGGAGAACTTGTTTTCGATATCCGGGTGTATGACCGCGAGAAGGAGGCAATTGAATCCCTGATAGGTCGCGGTCTCAAAGATGAAGCGGGTAATTATGTCGGGAAGCTTCAGGCTAGACAACTTCTGAATGAGTACAACGGCATTGGTGTCTACCGGAATGGATTCCGTATCCGGCCATTGGGTGACGCGGACTTTGATTGGCTGAAACTCAATGAACAGCGTGTCCAGAATCCTTCGCTTCGGATAGGAAGCAACCAAGTCATCGGGTATGTACAGATTCAGTCGGACGAGCTGTCCGGGCTAGTGGAAAAGAGTGCGAGGGACGGTCTACGAGAGAATACAGCATTTACTCGACTGAAGGAAATCACCAAGGCTGTAATCGCCAAATTGGAAGAACGACGCTTTAATTACAGGCAAAAGGCAGGACTAAGCAGGCCGGCACTAAAGGTAGAAAGGGAACTTGAACAATTATTCTCGTTTGACATTCTGAAACGCGATGTCAGGTCGAGGTTATCAAAAGAAGGATTCGACAAGGAGACCACAGATGATATCATCGAGATCATCTGTCGCGATGCAGAGGACAAGAATAAGGTAATCGATGAGATCCGCCAGACTGTTGCTATTTATCAGGGACAAGCAACTCTCGGGAAAATCATCAACGTTATACTACATGAAGGCAGACGGTCGTTGAGTTATTTCCGGAATCAGGTTCCCCGTATCCGTAAAAAGGTGCAGGAATTTAAGAAAGAACAGATTGTATCTACCGCCGAAGAACTACGGGATATCTCCGAAGGAATTGGTAAAAACGCTGAGAATTTTGTGGTTCTTTTCAGTAGACTTGATCCTCTTGCTGCTGGAAAGCGCACCGCAAGAAAGCTGTTAGATTTGAAGAAAACGATTGGGAACTCCCTGTCTGTATTTGATGAGGAGATGCAGATCCATCATGTGGTTGTGAAAGTCGTTGGCCCAGACAATTTCTTGTTCTCATCTTGGCAGCAAGATATCTATGCGATTTTTACAAACCTCGTCGATAATAGTATTTACTGGATGAGCGAGAAGAAGGTTCCGAAGCGGGAAATCACTATTGAAGTAGTGACGAACAGTGATTCCCTCATACATGTCGACTATCGAGATACCGGACCGGGCATTGAACCGGACCTGATCGCAAGTGAAGTGATCTTTGAACCCCAGTTTTCCACCAAACCATCCGGAACCGGACTTGGATTGGCTATAGCAGGGGAGGCTGCAGCAAGAAACAGTTTAGAGTTAAGGGCATTGGAATCTGACACAGGAGCATATTTCAGGCTTCAGCCAACAAATGAGGAAGAAATAAATGGCTGA
- a CDS encoding DNA cytosine methyltransferase: MKNNHLFLDLFAGAGGLSEGFIQAGFEPVAHIETDQAACFTLRTRMAYHYLKGQGRTELYADYLNGDISRLEFYEHVPEQIVSSVINTEIGAQTLPDIFKQLDDLLGNRTLDLIVGGPPCQAYSIVGRSRDRNRMKGDKRNYLYIYYAEFLKRYKPSYFVFENVTGLLSAKDEDGNLYFAKMRDLFLECGYETEHMILSAEDYGVLQSRKRIILVGRKGKVTGFYPEPDKWNPGVKVQEIFRDLPAIGAGEGVTGPCRVRSYRGTWQIEAGIRNEEIPVTWHQARPNNEQDLEIYRIVVDLWNKEKARLDYNSLPDRLKTHRHRDSFVDRFKVVASDLPFSHTVVAHIAKDGHYYIHPNMKQNRSITPREAARLQTFPDDYYFESGNGVPGRTPAFRQIGNAVPVLLAHKIAEKLKEILL; this comes from the coding sequence ATGAAAAATAATCACCTGTTTTTAGACTTGTTTGCAGGAGCCGGAGGTTTGTCCGAAGGTTTCATCCAGGCCGGATTTGAGCCAGTCGCACATATCGAAACGGATCAGGCGGCTTGCTTCACTTTACGTACACGAATGGCGTACCACTACCTGAAGGGCCAAGGACGTACTGAGCTGTATGCTGATTATCTTAACGGTGATATCAGTCGCTTGGAATTCTATGAACATGTTCCTGAGCAGATAGTCAGCTCTGTGATCAATACGGAAATCGGTGCACAAACACTTCCGGATATTTTCAAACAGTTGGACGATCTACTGGGAAACCGAACTCTGGACTTAATTGTCGGCGGCCCTCCCTGCCAAGCCTATTCTATAGTGGGCCGGTCGCGGGATCGGAACCGGATGAAGGGCGACAAGCGGAACTACCTGTATATCTATTACGCCGAATTTCTTAAGCGCTACAAACCGTCATACTTCGTTTTCGAGAATGTGACCGGTCTTCTTTCCGCCAAGGACGAAGATGGAAACCTTTATTTTGCTAAGATGAGAGACCTTTTTCTAGAATGCGGGTATGAAACCGAGCACATGATCTTGTCTGCAGAGGATTACGGCGTATTGCAGAGCCGGAAGAGGATTATCCTTGTCGGAAGAAAGGGCAAGGTTACAGGCTTTTATCCTGAACCGGACAAGTGGAACCCCGGAGTTAAAGTCCAGGAAATATTCCGTGATCTTCCCGCGATTGGGGCCGGTGAAGGTGTTACAGGCCCGTGTCGTGTCAGGTCATATCGTGGAACATGGCAGATTGAAGCTGGAATACGGAATGAGGAAATACCGGTTACCTGGCATCAGGCCAGACCCAATAACGAGCAGGACCTGGAAATATATCGGATCGTTGTTGATCTCTGGAACAAGGAGAAGGCCAGACTCGATTACAACTCGCTTCCAGACCGTCTAAAGACGCACAGACATCGGGATTCGTTTGTGGACAGGTTTAAAGTGGTCGCTTCCGATCTGCCGTTTTCCCATACCGTGGTCGCGCATATTGCCAAGGATGGTCACTACTACATTCATCCAAACATGAAGCAGAACCGCTCGATCACACCTAGGGAGGCGGCCCGGCTGCAGACATTTCCCGATGACTATTACTTTGAAAGCGGTAACGGTGTTCCGGGACGGACTCCCGCTTTTCGTCAGATTGGCAACGCGGTACCTGTTCTGCTGGCCCATAAAATTGCTGAAAAGCTGAAGGAGATATTGTTGTGA
- a CDS encoding DUF262 domain-containing protein, whose product MSYIETNPVKNSTIMLIYSEKEEICIDPSYQRMGGVWTLEKKQLLIDSILNDYDIPKLYFHSYSRDKKVETGLNYAVIDGRQRLEAIWDFIEGKFTLSSDFEYQKDLEIKLSGLSYDDISKEYPKIKIKYDSFVLPIIAVDTDDEDLIEDMFSRLNEAVPLNAAEKRNSIGGDLVDSIRKLAEHDLFANCVKFSNRRFQHREVAARFLLIEQNLLINNKLIDTKKIYLDALARNFHSNKSSEVKRIYNSCQHVLNSMVSVFTNNDELLKAQGNMVIYYLIFKFALDNNELHLITRRKLIDFLESLRENRTLAEKDYESSSFDLLEYDRLTQQGTNDSSNIKERYNILSSILGLSNHEF is encoded by the coding sequence ATGAGTTATATTGAAACAAATCCTGTCAAAAACAGTACAATTATGTTGATCTATTCAGAAAAGGAAGAGATTTGTATTGATCCTTCGTACCAACGAATGGGTGGTGTATGGACATTAGAAAAGAAGCAATTACTCATTGATTCGATACTTAATGACTATGATATTCCCAAATTATACTTTCATTCATACTCAAGAGACAAAAAGGTAGAAACTGGACTAAACTATGCTGTTATTGATGGAAGACAAAGACTTGAAGCTATTTGGGATTTCATCGAAGGAAAATTCACTTTATCCTCAGATTTCGAATATCAAAAAGATTTAGAAATAAAACTATCAGGTTTAAGCTATGACGATATTTCCAAGGAATATCCGAAGATAAAAATAAAGTACGATTCTTTTGTTTTGCCAATTATTGCAGTCGACACAGATGACGAGGATCTCATCGAAGACATGTTTTCTCGTTTAAATGAAGCTGTACCTTTGAATGCCGCTGAAAAAAGAAATTCAATTGGAGGAGATTTAGTTGATTCTATCAGAAAATTAGCAGAACACGATTTATTTGCTAATTGTGTTAAATTTAGCAATCGTCGTTTTCAACATAGAGAAGTTGCAGCAAGATTTTTATTGATAGAGCAAAATTTATTAATCAATAATAAACTGATTGATACCAAAAAAATATATTTGGATGCTCTTGCAAGAAATTTCCATAGTAATAAGTCATCTGAGGTTAAGCGTATTTATAATTCCTGCCAACATGTGCTTAATTCAATGGTGTCTGTTTTTACTAATAATGATGAGTTGTTAAAGGCTCAAGGCAATATGGTTATTTATTATCTTATATTCAAATTTGCTTTAGATAACAATGAATTGCATTTGATTACAAGAAGAAAGCTAATAGATTTTCTTGAAAGCTTAAGAGAAAATAGAACTCTTGCAGAAAAGGATTATGAAAGCTCCTCCTTTGATTTATTGGAATATGATAGATTGACACAACAGGGGACTAATGATTCTTCAAATATTAAAGAGAGGTATAATATATTATCATCAATACTCGGTCTTTCAAATCATGAATTTTAG
- a CDS encoding FRG domain-containing protein, translated as MRQIEVTSIQDLLIELEREQYSGATWFRGQANSTWELIPGYFRLTKPPSESTLMKKFKQSAAMLIDNIPKLSFDWLFLMQHYGVPTRLLDWSESPLVALYFAVEDKIIDQEGALWALRPTELNKNAGINNKDEDFFIPSFDDTELENYTVERLSQNQRTQLKPVATIATRNNSRIQAQYGVFTIHHLEKSPIESIGDQSHIIKYVIPKNHKEEINKQLSLLGVTKFQLFPELASIGDIIMDGLK; from the coding sequence ATGAGACAAATTGAAGTCACAAGTATACAAGATTTATTAATTGAATTAGAAAGAGAGCAATACTCCGGGGCAACATGGTTTCGTGGACAAGCAAATTCCACATGGGAACTTATTCCTGGCTATTTTAGACTTACAAAGCCTCCCTCCGAATCAACACTAATGAAGAAATTCAAGCAGAGTGCAGCTATGTTAATTGATAACATTCCAAAGCTTTCCTTCGATTGGCTTTTTCTTATGCAGCACTATGGTGTACCAACAAGATTATTGGATTGGAGTGAGAGCCCGTTGGTTGCCCTGTATTTTGCAGTAGAAGATAAAATAATTGATCAAGAAGGTGCTTTATGGGCACTTAGACCAACTGAATTAAACAAAAATGCAGGAATTAACAATAAAGATGAAGATTTTTTTATTCCTTCATTTGATGATACAGAGCTTGAAAATTATACTGTTGAAAGACTGAGTCAAAATCAAAGAACTCAATTAAAACCTGTCGCAACAATTGCTACCAGAAACAACTCAAGAATACAGGCACAGTACGGAGTTTTCACAATACATCACTTAGAAAAGTCTCCCATTGAATCTATTGGAGATCAATCGCATATAATAAAGTATGTAATCCCTAAAAATCATAAAGAAGAAATAAACAAACAATTATCTTTGTTGGGTGTTACAAAATTTCAGTTATTTCCAGAGCTTGCCAGTATTGGTGATATAATAATGGATGGTTTGAAATGA
- a CDS encoding ABC transporter permease, which translates to MNSKMENKSGGPGMLQVPDSPGLKQKLLTFLKKLVIDHNYVLSLILLLIIGRIASDQFLTVASLMNLLKSSVFIGIIALGMSMVILSGNIDLSVGSMLALSASIGVVVFNSTTSIFLSLMAAVSTGFLLGLFNGFFVGVARVAAFIVTLATLVGYRSITIQFGHGGPLIVDNDAYFKLLRPIGYGKIGPVPYLVILFILISIAVWFLMTKTKFGRYVYAVGSNERAARLTGINVRLVKVAIFTLTGVLTGIAGFLYITRFGSVDTSTAGKMFELDVIAAVAIGGIAMSGGRGRIQGSFFGAVILYAIDAILSAFSVPAFVNDLIKGILILGAVLMQKALDKERTE; encoded by the coding sequence ATGAATAGCAAGATGGAAAACAAATCCGGGGGCCCCGGTATGCTTCAGGTACCGGACAGCCCGGGACTGAAGCAAAAACTGCTTACCTTTTTAAAGAAACTCGTGATTGATCACAATTACGTACTCTCCCTTATTCTGCTCCTGATAATCGGACGCATTGCCAGCGATCAGTTTCTTACCGTGGCAAGCCTGATGAACCTGCTGAAGTCATCGGTCTTTATCGGAATAATAGCCCTGGGAATGTCCATGGTAATACTCTCCGGCAATATTGACCTGTCTGTAGGGTCCATGCTTGCCTTGTCCGCCTCTATCGGTGTGGTGGTGTTCAATTCAACGACAAGTATTTTTCTTTCCCTGATGGCCGCCGTCTCGACAGGATTTCTCCTCGGTCTGTTTAACGGATTCTTTGTGGGGGTCGCGAGGGTTGCCGCTTTTATCGTAACCCTGGCCACCCTTGTCGGGTACCGGTCAATCACGATCCAGTTCGGTCACGGCGGTCCGCTGATCGTCGATAACGATGCCTATTTTAAACTGCTGCGCCCAATCGGGTACGGAAAAATCGGACCGGTACCGTATCTGGTTATTCTGTTTATTCTGATAAGCATTGCAGTCTGGTTCCTGATGACCAAAACAAAGTTCGGCAGATACGTATACGCCGTCGGTTCCAACGAACGGGCCGCCCGCCTGACGGGGATAAATGTGCGGCTCGTAAAAGTCGCCATCTTTACCCTGACCGGGGTTCTGACCGGAATCGCCGGCTTTCTGTACATTACCCGCTTCGGTTCTGTGGATACATCCACCGCCGGCAAGATGTTCGAGCTGGATGTAATAGCCGCCGTAGCCATCGGAGGAATCGCCATGTCCGGCGGCAGGGGCCGGATTCAGGGCTCCTTTTTCGGCGCCGTGATCCTCTACGCCATAGACGCGATCCTCTCCGCCTTCAGCGTCCCCGCCTTTGTAAACGACCTGATTAAAGGCATACTGATCCTGGGCGCGGTGCTTATGCAGAAGGCCCTGGACAAGGAACGAACGGAGTAG
- a CDS encoding sugar ABC transporter ATP-binding protein, translating to MKNIYKSFDAVKAVQDGSLTVGDSEIHGLLGENGAGKSTLMNVLGGILRQDSGSILIDGEDHSHLTPTRASHLGIRFIHQELNLVNDLQVYENLFLHNELVLGGVYLNKGEMIRRSREILGTMKLDIDPQAYVRDLDTSRKQLVEIARALLFECWLIIMDEPTTALTNEEIENLFGIMRDLKARGISCIYISHKMPEIFEICDRYTVLRDGRFVATGNIADIDEQQATEMLVGRSLVHEVVEKSNTVQEDTVVLDVEKLSCDGYFQNVSFSLKKGEILAVTGLFGDGRGELSECLFGARKVSGGKIRLKGKEIQSAPIIKVIKSGVSMVPRNRKERSILKDLSIKDNLSMAYFTSKQKNFYISDREEKQRFEENRRITNIKADDPDNPITSLSGGNQQKVVFSRWFGLNSEVYILDNPTQGIDVGAKFEIYQLITRLAEEGKSIVVFSSEYPEIHRIADRCLVMYKGEINREFSRDEINEIDIMYYATGSNKKVS from the coding sequence ATGAAGAACATTTACAAGAGTTTCGACGCCGTCAAGGCAGTTCAGGATGGCTCCCTTACTGTGGGAGATTCCGAGATTCATGGGCTTCTGGGAGAAAACGGCGCCGGAAAGTCGACCCTGATGAACGTGCTGGGAGGAATCCTGCGGCAGGATTCAGGAAGTATTCTGATTGACGGCGAGGACCATTCCCACCTGACGCCGACCCGCGCATCCCACCTGGGAATCAGGTTTATTCATCAGGAGCTTAACCTGGTGAATGATCTGCAGGTGTACGAGAACCTCTTTCTGCATAACGAGCTTGTCCTTGGCGGTGTGTATCTGAACAAGGGCGAGATGATCAGACGGTCCCGGGAAATCCTCGGTACAATGAAACTCGATATCGATCCTCAGGCCTATGTACGCGATCTGGATACCTCCCGCAAGCAGCTGGTGGAGATAGCCAGGGCGCTGCTGTTTGAATGCTGGCTTATCATAATGGATGAGCCGACGACGGCGCTGACCAATGAAGAGATCGAGAACCTGTTCGGGATCATGCGGGACCTCAAGGCCCGGGGCATAAGCTGTATCTATATTTCCCACAAGATGCCCGAGATATTTGAAATATGTGACCGCTACACGGTGCTGCGGGACGGCAGGTTTGTGGCCACCGGCAATATTGCGGACATAGACGAGCAGCAGGCAACCGAAATGCTGGTGGGTCGCAGCCTGGTACACGAGGTCGTTGAAAAATCGAATACCGTGCAGGAGGACACTGTTGTCCTGGATGTCGAGAAGCTCAGCTGCGACGGTTATTTTCAAAATGTGAGTTTCTCTCTGAAAAAAGGGGAGATCCTCGCTGTAACCGGTCTTTTCGGTGACGGCCGGGGGGAACTCAGTGAATGCCTCTTTGGCGCACGCAAGGTAAGCGGAGGAAAGATCAGGCTGAAGGGAAAAGAGATCCAGTCCGCCCCTATAATAAAGGTGATAAAATCCGGTGTTTCCATGGTCCCCCGCAACCGCAAGGAACGCTCAATCCTGAAGGACCTTTCCATTAAAGATAATCTTTCCATGGCCTATTTTACCAGCAAACAGAAAAACTTCTACATAAGCGACCGGGAAGAGAAACAGCGCTTTGAAGAGAACAGACGCATTACCAATATCAAGGCCGATGACCCGGATAATCCGATTACCTCCTTAAGCGGCGGGAACCAGCAGAAGGTTGTATTCTCCCGCTGGTTCGGCCTGAATTCCGAAGTCTATATTCTGGACAACCCGACCCAGGGAATCGATGTGGGAGCCAAATTCGAGATTTACCAGCTTATTACGCGGCTGGCGGAAGAGGGAAAAAGCATCGTGGTTTTCAGTTCCGAGTATCCCGAGATACACAGAATCGCCGACCGCTGCCTGGTCATGTATAAAGGCGAGATAAACAGAGAGTTCTCCCGGGACGAAATAAACGAGATTGACATTATGTATTACGCAACCGGATCAAACAAGAAGGTTAGTTGA
- a CDS encoding substrate-binding domain-containing protein: MKKLIVFMLVLAIAGISVVYAGGQKDDGTKTLAVIMPSADHGFLGESIKHAEHATKELAEARGYNHMFLISDDVVEQANQIDTVVAQGVDAVVLWPHNGDELKAAAQTIVDEGIPLIIYDRLISDFDETAELMGDNFTIGEDSGRYFNEYFKDELAKGKVNILEFKGDNSSVPKQRSDGFWKTADPNFVRVNDYVTNWSKDTAQTQLETFLNSSSREEVESIQAIFNHDADVAFGLLAALEGYDGNADLNIKLVSAVSAPRELLAVYDHYKAQGIDIVTFSFSPAMVVDAIELGIDVLEGKDVSGMHLVPTEMVDNSNYKEFMKGPVYTLRYSFY; this comes from the coding sequence GTGAAGAAACTGATTGTTTTTATGCTGGTTCTGGCGATTGCCGGAATCTCGGTAGTGTACGCGGGCGGGCAGAAGGATGACGGAACAAAAACCCTGGCTGTTATTATGCCCAGTGCCGACCATGGCTTCCTGGGAGAGAGCATCAAGCACGCGGAACACGCTACCAAAGAGCTTGCGGAGGCCAGGGGATATAATCACATGTTCCTTATCTCCGACGATGTTGTTGAACAGGCCAACCAGATCGATACCGTTGTCGCTCAGGGCGTGGACGCAGTTGTGCTGTGGCCCCACAACGGCGATGAGCTTAAGGCTGCCGCCCAGACTATCGTGGACGAGGGGATTCCCCTTATTATCTACGACCGGCTTATCAGCGATTTCGATGAAACTGCCGAACTGATGGGAGACAATTTTACCATTGGCGAAGATTCAGGACGCTATTTTAACGAGTACTTCAAGGATGAACTTGCCAAGGGTAAGGTCAATATCCTGGAATTCAAAGGGGATAACTCCAGTGTGCCCAAGCAGCGCTCCGACGGATTCTGGAAGACCGCGGACCCCAACTTTGTACGGGTCAACGATTACGTAACCAACTGGAGCAAGGATACCGCCCAGACCCAGCTTGAGACCTTCCTGAACTCCAGCAGCCGGGAAGAGGTAGAAAGCATTCAGGCTATCTTTAACCATGATGCGGATGTGGCCTTTGGTCTTCTTGCCGCCCTGGAAGGTTACGACGGAAATGCCGATCTCAATATAAAACTTGTATCCGCGGTCAGTGCTCCCCGGGAGCTCCTGGCGGTCTATGATCATTACAAGGCCCAGGGCATCGACATTGTGACATTTTCCTTTTCTCCTGCCATGGTTGTGGATGCCATTGAGCTTGGAATTGATGTGCTTGAAGGAAAGGATGTTTCCGGCATGCACCTTGTTCCCACCGAGATGGTAGACAACAGCAACTACAAGGAATTCATGAAAGGACCTGTCTACACCTTGCGCTACTCTTTTTATTAA
- a CDS encoding sugar phosphate isomerase/epimerase translates to MNNPVWIMSSAYPGKSLEELMQTAVRIGVQGLELCVFRRDGTRADHVATHLEYENFDSESAKRIIDSFNKNKLRFSLGAFENLIGGDENQRLKNQNHLLALIRMAALMGGDENGITVGTFVGYKHEWDLEEGAFEKNLLEYKRVFTPIIKYAEDLGVTVVYENCPMEGWRSAGYSSTMNNLPSTLAARKLMYELIPSKAHGETYDPSHDVWQFVDPVDVLRNSDLRRIKSVHLKTTRMKKDAASVHWGNVFGKQRVAKELADAAGVPVPEHDWDRFSYEAMVPGFGGTDSMDWRSFIEHLMRNNFTGVFSIENEGQNSKGTENDGAIEQGFGACLSFIKPMIWQLDTEAGYSFPGQAALSSPAMKNLPVVDIRDLTA, encoded by the coding sequence ATGAACAATCCCGTATGGATCATGAGCTCTGCATATCCGGGAAAGTCCCTGGAAGAACTTATGCAGACTGCTGTGAGAATCGGAGTCCAGGGACTGGAACTCTGTGTCTTTCGGCGGGATGGAACCCGGGCCGACCATGTAGCGACTCATCTTGAGTATGAGAATTTTGATTCCGAAAGTGCCAAGCGGATTATTGATTCCTTCAACAAAAATAAGCTGCGCTTCTCCCTGGGGGCCTTCGAAAACCTGATCGGCGGAGACGAAAATCAGCGGCTGAAAAACCAGAACCATCTGCTTGCACTGATCCGGATGGCCGCCCTGATGGGGGGAGACGAGAACGGGATAACTGTCGGTACCTTCGTCGGATACAAGCACGAATGGGACCTTGAAGAGGGAGCCTTCGAGAAGAACCTCCTGGAATACAAAAGGGTGTTTACCCCGATTATCAAATACGCTGAGGACCTTGGTGTTACAGTCGTGTACGAAAACTGCCCCATGGAAGGCTGGAGGTCCGCCGGCTACAGCAGCACGATGAACAACCTTCCTTCGACCCTGGCGGCCAGAAAACTGATGTATGAGCTGATCCCCTCAAAAGCCCATGGCGAGACCTACGATCCCAGCCATGATGTCTGGCAGTTTGTGGACCCGGTGGATGTGCTGCGGAACAGCGATCTGCGCAGAATAAAATCTGTTCATTTAAAGACCACCCGCATGAAAAAGGACGCGGCTTCCGTTCACTGGGGTAACGTCTTTGGAAAACAGCGTGTTGCAAAGGAGCTGGCGGATGCGGCCGGAGTCCCGGTTCCGGAACATGACTGGGACCGGTTTTCCTATGAAGCCATGGTACCGGGCTTCGGCGGTACCGACTCCATGGACTGGCGCAGCTTCATCGAGCACCTGATGCGGAACAATTTTACCGGGGTCTTTTCCATCGAAAACGAAGGCCAGAACTCAAAGGGAACGGAAAATGACGGCGCCATTGAGCAGGGCTTTGGAGCATGCCTCTCTTTTATTAAACCGATGATCTGGCAGCTTGACACGGAAGCCGGGTACAGCTTTCCCGGCCAGGCGGCATTAAGCTCGCCGGCCATGAAGAACCTGCCGGTCGTTGATATACGGGATCTTACAGCCTGA